A region of Pseudomonas marginalis DNA encodes the following proteins:
- a CDS encoding efflux RND transporter periplasmic adaptor subunit → MSTKLFAKYLVTAAVLLSFVILVLLGGCSAGDPAPAVATPVVSVITVQPKRQVMTTELAGRTQAFMVAEIRPQVGGIVQQRLFVEGAEVKAGQALYQLDAAPYKAALAEAQASLAKARATLKSAQTTAARNARLVKIDAISQQTNEDSQATVLTAAADVQVAQADLDTARINLAYTRISSPVAGRIETSTVTPGALVVANQDTALTTVQQLDPIYVDVTQSTTELLALKRDLARGVLQANGDGEARISLKLDDGSTYNHDGRLKFSGVSVNQGTGTVTLRAVFDNPEHVLLPGMYVRGVLEQARDDQAILIPQKAVSRSASGVTSVLLVVDGKVEQRVLSVDRAVGNQWWVTAGLQAGDQVIVEGGQKVRIGAVVQTQAADAGALAQEG, encoded by the coding sequence ATGTCGACCAAACTTTTCGCCAAATACCTGGTAACCGCCGCGGTTCTCCTGTCGTTCGTCATTCTGGTGCTGCTTGGCGGCTGCTCGGCCGGCGACCCTGCGCCGGCAGTCGCCACCCCCGTGGTCTCGGTGATCACTGTGCAGCCCAAGCGCCAGGTCATGACCACTGAGCTGGCCGGGCGCACCCAGGCGTTTATGGTCGCCGAGATTCGCCCGCAGGTCGGCGGTATCGTGCAGCAGCGCCTGTTTGTCGAAGGCGCCGAGGTCAAGGCCGGGCAGGCGCTGTACCAACTGGATGCGGCACCCTACAAGGCGGCATTGGCTGAGGCCCAGGCGAGCCTGGCCAAGGCGCGCGCCACCTTGAAGTCGGCACAGACCACCGCCGCGCGTAACGCCCGGTTGGTGAAGATCGACGCCATCAGCCAGCAAACCAACGAAGATTCCCAGGCCACCGTGCTGACCGCCGCCGCTGACGTCCAGGTGGCCCAGGCCGACCTCGACACTGCCCGCATCAACCTGGCCTACACCCGCATCAGCTCGCCGGTGGCCGGGCGTATCGAGACGTCCACGGTCACCCCAGGCGCACTGGTGGTGGCCAACCAGGACACCGCACTCACTACCGTGCAGCAACTCGACCCGATCTATGTGGATGTGACCCAGTCCACCACTGAATTGCTCGCCCTCAAGCGCGACCTGGCCCGTGGCGTGTTGCAGGCCAACGGCGACGGCGAGGCCCGCATCAGCCTCAAACTGGATGACGGCAGCACCTACAACCACGACGGCCGCCTCAAGTTCAGCGGGGTCAGCGTCAACCAGGGCACCGGCACCGTGACCTTGCGTGCGGTGTTCGACAACCCCGAGCATGTGCTGCTGCCCGGCATGTACGTGCGTGGCGTGTTGGAGCAGGCCCGGGATGACCAGGCGATCCTGATCCCGCAAAAAGCCGTAAGTCGCAGCGCCAGCGGCGTGACCTCGGTGTTGCTGGTGGTTGACGGCAAGGTCGAGCAACGCGTGCTCAGCGTTGACCGCGCCGTGGGCAACCAGTGGTGGGTGACGGCGGGTTTGCAGGCCGGTGACCAGGTGATCGTCGAAGGTGGCCAGAAAGTCCGCATCGGCGCCGTGGTCCAGACCCAGGCCGCCGATGCCGGCGCCCTGGCGCAGGAGGGTTGA
- a CDS encoding ATP-binding protein has product MGGSTLLRPLFMKLSISTKLFVAVSAGVLLVILSMGLATGWSFGRGFLGYINEQALERMATVVPRLASAYAREGNWAFMRNRPDRWFDIMRPDPDEERVTHDLRTPLASDLTGALFRIALLDKDRKRVTGYTAIGEDALVSPIVVAGETVGWLAVTPFQSVTEAGGERFQQYQLRTSLVMGVFSLLLAMLIAWWIARTLLEPVKRVAAATHRLASGDYSSRVAVASHDEVGQLARDFNQLAYTLERNEKMRREFMADVSHELRTPLSVLRGELEAIEDGVRSLDQSSMKSLQGEVSMLSKLVDDLYELSLADVGALTYRKAPCLLNDVLENSLAIYRERFTARQLQLDLKLPREPVELLADASRLQQLFSNLLENSLRYTDVNGRLRISVGGDRDTVRIDFLDSGPGVSASQLPRLFERFYRGESSRNREHGGAGLGLAICRSIANAHDGSLVADHSPYGGLWLTLRLPRSL; this is encoded by the coding sequence ATGGGCGGGTCCACTCTTTTACGGCCCTTGTTCATGAAGTTGAGTATCTCCACCAAACTGTTTGTCGCCGTATCGGCCGGTGTGCTGCTGGTCATCCTCAGCATGGGCCTGGCCACCGGCTGGAGTTTTGGCCGCGGGTTTCTTGGCTATATCAATGAACAGGCGCTGGAGCGCATGGCCACAGTGGTGCCGCGCCTGGCCAGTGCTTATGCGCGCGAAGGCAATTGGGCGTTCATGCGCAACCGCCCGGATCGCTGGTTCGACATCATGCGCCCAGACCCCGACGAAGAACGGGTCACCCATGACCTGCGTACACCGCTGGCCTCGGACTTGACGGGTGCGCTGTTTCGCATCGCCCTGCTCGACAAGGACCGCAAGCGCGTCACCGGCTACACCGCGATTGGTGAGGATGCGCTGGTGAGCCCCATTGTGGTCGCGGGCGAAACCGTGGGCTGGCTGGCCGTGACCCCGTTCCAGAGCGTGACCGAGGCCGGTGGCGAACGCTTCCAGCAATACCAGCTGCGCACCAGCCTGGTGATGGGCGTGTTCTCGTTGCTGCTGGCGATGCTGATTGCCTGGTGGATCGCCCGCACGCTGCTGGAGCCGGTCAAGCGCGTGGCCGCCGCCACCCACCGCCTGGCCAGCGGCGACTACAGCAGCCGCGTGGCCGTGGCCTCCCACGACGAAGTCGGCCAACTGGCCCGCGACTTCAACCAGTTGGCCTATACCCTGGAGCGCAACGAAAAAATGCGCCGGGAGTTCATGGCTGATGTCTCCCACGAACTGCGCACACCGCTGTCGGTGCTGCGGGGCGAGCTGGAGGCGATCGAGGACGGTGTGCGCAGCCTGGATCAAAGCTCAATGAAGTCGCTGCAAGGCGAAGTCAGCATGCTCAGCAAGCTGGTGGATGACCTGTATGAACTGTCGCTGGCGGACGTGGGCGCCCTGACCTACCGCAAGGCCCCATGCCTGCTGAACGACGTGCTCGAAAACAGCCTGGCGATCTACCGGGAGCGTTTCACCGCCCGCCAGTTGCAGCTCGACCTGAAGCTGCCGCGCGAGCCCGTGGAGCTGCTGGCGGATGCCAGTCGGCTGCAGCAATTGTTTTCCAACCTGCTGGAAAATTCGCTGCGCTACACCGACGTCAATGGCAGGTTGCGCATCAGTGTGGGGGGCGATCGCGACACGGTGCGTATCGACTTTCTCGACTCCGGGCCGGGCGTGTCCGCAAGCCAGTTGCCACGCTTGTTCGAGCGGTTCTACCGTGGCGAGTCATCGCGCAACCGCGAGCATGGCGGCGCCGGCCTGGGCCTGGCAATCTGCCGCAGCATCGCCAACGCCCACGATGGCAGCCTGGTTGCCGACCACTCGCCCTACGGCGGCCTGTGGCTGACCCTGCGCCTGCCCCGGAGCCTGTGA
- a CDS encoding response regulator, whose product MHDEPPILIVEDEPKLAALMRDYLEAAGYTTRCLDNGLHVVPAVRAHEPRLILLDLMLPGRDGMQLCQDLRGFSAVPIIMITARVEEVDRLLGLEVGADDYICKPFSPREVVARVKAILRRSPQLLGTGAPRLLIDEARYQASLDGIALDLTPLELRLLNTFARAAGRVFSRDQLLDHLYSDHRVVTDRTVDSHIRNLRRKLEQVCPGETPIESLYGVGYRFQLAEKQPQA is encoded by the coding sequence ATGCACGATGAACCGCCGATCCTGATCGTCGAAGACGAACCCAAGCTCGCCGCCCTGATGCGCGACTACCTGGAGGCCGCCGGCTATACCACCCGGTGCCTGGACAATGGCCTGCACGTGGTGCCCGCCGTGCGCGCCCACGAGCCCAGGTTGATCCTGCTCGACCTGATGCTGCCCGGCCGTGACGGCATGCAGCTGTGCCAGGACCTGCGTGGTTTCAGCGCGGTGCCGATCATCATGATCACCGCCCGTGTCGAAGAAGTGGACCGCCTGCTCGGCCTGGAAGTGGGCGCCGACGACTACATCTGCAAACCCTTCAGCCCCCGTGAAGTGGTGGCCCGGGTCAAGGCCATCCTGCGCCGCAGCCCGCAGCTGCTCGGCACCGGCGCGCCGCGCCTGCTGATCGACGAAGCCCGCTACCAGGCCTCGCTGGACGGCATCGCGCTGGACCTCACGCCCCTGGAACTGCGCCTGCTCAACACCTTCGCCCGCGCCGCCGGCCGCGTGTTTTCCCGCGACCAGTTGCTGGATCACCTCTACTCCGACCACCGCGTGGTCACCGACCGCACGGTGGACAGCCATATCCGCAACCTGCGGCGCAAGCTGGAACAGGTATGCCCGGGGGAAACGCCGATTGAGTCGTTGTATGGGGTGGGGTATCGGTTTCAGTTGGCTGAAAAGCAGCCACAGGCCTGA
- the treS gene encoding maltose alpha-D-glucosyltransferase, with translation MTAAENNHVNWLVEQSMLHAARQRAKLYSGQGRLWQQPYAQTRPRDASALSSVWFTAYPASIVTREGGTVLEALGDETLWHALSKIGIQGIHNGPLKKSGGLTGTRHTPTIDGNFDRISFEIDPQLGTEAQLQALTRMAAAHNAVIIDDVIPSHTGKGADFRLAEMAYEDYPGLYHMVEIREEDWPLLPDVTEGRDAQNLSPAQVDALRDKHYIVGQLQRVIFFEPGVKETDWSTTPVVIGVDGKPRRWVYLHYFKEGQPSLNWLDPTFAAQQMIIGDALHAIDVMGAKILRLDANGFLGVERTLDGTAWSESHPLSITGNQLLGGAIRKAGGFSFQELNLTVDDIASMSHGGADLSYDFITRPAYQHALLMGDAEFLRLMLREMHRQGIDPGSLIHALQNHDELTLELVHFWTLHAHDTFLYQGQTFPGNILREHIREQMYERLAGEHAPYNLKFVTNGVSCTTASIITAALGIRDLEAISAADIQQIRQIHLLLVMYNAMQPGVFALSGWDLVGALPLAAEEVAHLMQDGDTRWIHRGAYDLVDLNPDAELSAGQMPRSKSLYGSLNSQLQDPDSFASQLQKILAVRRAYDIAASRQILVPDVQNPGLLIMVHELPAGRGTQITALNFGATPITETLNLPDIAAGMVVDIINERVEGDLTAEGEFTITLDAYEGLALRVISSTPM, from the coding sequence ATGACCGCGGCTGAAAACAACCATGTGAACTGGCTGGTGGAACAATCGATGCTGCACGCGGCACGCCAGCGCGCCAAGCTCTATTCGGGCCAGGGCCGGTTGTGGCAACAGCCGTATGCGCAGACCCGGCCCCGTGATGCCTCGGCCTTGTCGTCGGTGTGGTTTACCGCCTACCCGGCGTCGATTGTGACGCGCGAGGGCGGTACGGTGCTGGAGGCGTTGGGGGATGAGACGCTGTGGCATGCACTGTCGAAAATCGGCATCCAGGGCATCCATAACGGCCCGCTGAAGAAATCCGGTGGCCTGACCGGCACCCGGCACACGCCGACCATCGACGGCAATTTCGACCGCATCAGCTTCGAGATCGACCCGCAGTTGGGCACCGAGGCGCAGTTGCAGGCGTTGACGCGCATGGCAGCGGCGCACAATGCGGTGATCATCGACGACGTGATTCCGTCCCACACCGGCAAGGGCGCGGACTTTCGCCTGGCGGAGATGGCCTACGAGGATTACCCCGGCCTTTACCATATGGTGGAGATCCGCGAGGAAGACTGGCCGCTGCTGCCCGACGTGACCGAGGGTCGTGATGCGCAGAACCTCAGCCCGGCCCAGGTGGACGCCCTGCGCGACAAGCACTATATCGTCGGCCAGTTACAGCGGGTGATCTTCTTCGAGCCCGGCGTCAAGGAAACCGACTGGAGCACCACGCCGGTGGTCATCGGCGTGGATGGCAAGCCGCGTCGCTGGGTGTACCTGCATTACTTCAAGGAAGGCCAGCCGTCGCTGAACTGGCTCGACCCGACCTTCGCCGCGCAGCAGATGATCATCGGCGACGCCTTGCACGCCATCGACGTGATGGGCGCGAAGATCCTGCGCCTGGACGCCAATGGTTTCCTCGGCGTGGAACGCACCCTCGATGGCACGGCCTGGTCCGAGAGCCATCCGCTGTCGATCACCGGCAACCAACTGCTGGGCGGGGCGATTCGCAAGGCCGGTGGTTTCAGCTTCCAGGAGTTGAACCTCACGGTGGATGACATTGCGTCGATGTCCCATGGCGGCGCCGACCTGTCCTATGACTTCATCACCCGCCCGGCGTACCAGCACGCGCTGTTGATGGGCGATGCCGAATTCCTGCGCCTGATGCTGCGCGAAATGCACCGCCAGGGCATCGACCCCGGCTCGCTGATCCATGCCTTACAGAACCACGATGAGCTGACCCTGGAGCTGGTGCACTTCTGGACCCTGCATGCCCACGACACCTTCCTTTACCAGGGGCAGACATTCCCCGGCAATATCCTGCGCGAGCACATCCGCGAGCAGATGTACGAACGCCTGGCCGGCGAGCATGCGCCGTATAACCTCAAGTTCGTGACCAATGGCGTGTCCTGCACCACCGCCAGCATCATCACGGCCGCGCTGGGCATTCGCGACCTGGAGGCGATCAGTGCTGCCGACATTCAACAGATTCGCCAGATCCATTTACTGCTGGTGATGTACAACGCCATGCAGCCCGGGGTGTTCGCCTTGTCCGGCTGGGACCTGGTAGGCGCGCTGCCGTTGGCCGCCGAGGAAGTCGCGCACTTGATGCAGGATGGCGATACCCGCTGGATTCATCGCGGCGCCTACGACCTGGTGGACCTGAACCCGGACGCAGAATTGTCGGCCGGCCAGATGCCGCGCTCGAAAAGCCTCTACGGCAGCCTCAACAGCCAGTTGCAGGACCCGGACTCGTTCGCCTCGCAACTGCAAAAGATCCTCGCCGTGCGCCGCGCCTACGACATCGCCGCCAGCCGCCAGATACTGGTGCCCGACGTGCAGAACCCCGGCCTGTTGATCATGGTCCACGAATTGCCGGCCGGCAGAGGCACGCAAATCACCGCGCTGAACTTCGGCGCCACGCCGATCACCGAAACCCTGAACCTGCCGGATATCGCGGCGGGGATGGTGGTGGACATCATCAACGAACGGGTGGAGGGCGACCTGACGGCGGAGGGCGAGTTCACCATTACCCTGGATGCGTACGAGGGGTTGGCGCTGCGGGTTATCAGCAGCACGCCGATGTAA
- a CDS encoding AraC family transcriptional regulator: MLQRAFASLCQGASPPHSIEQLLAGVAQLLPMLDVIPNAAIFIKDLEARYVLANRTLVQRCGLKQLQPLLGKTSADVFPAPLGPGYTEQDRRVLQQGFVLEDQLELHLYGSREPGWCLTHKWPLYNHEGRIIGLAGISVDLQSASQTHPAYQRLAAVDEHIRTHFNRRVTLGELTRIAGISVAQLERYCKRVFHLTPRQMIQKVRLEHAHRLLHSDMPITEVALQCGYTDHSAFTRQFKASTGFTPRQYRETC; this comes from the coding sequence ATGCTTCAACGCGCGTTTGCGAGCCTTTGCCAAGGGGCCAGCCCTCCCCACAGCATCGAGCAGCTACTGGCCGGTGTGGCGCAGCTGCTGCCAATGCTCGACGTGATCCCCAATGCCGCCATCTTCATCAAGGACCTGGAGGCCCGTTACGTCCTCGCCAACCGCACCCTGGTGCAGCGCTGCGGCCTCAAGCAGCTGCAACCATTGCTGGGCAAGACCAGCGCCGACGTCTTTCCCGCACCATTGGGACCGGGCTACACCGAGCAGGACCGGCGCGTGCTGCAGCAAGGTTTTGTGCTGGAAGACCAACTTGAACTGCACCTGTACGGCAGCCGCGAACCCGGCTGGTGCCTCACCCACAAATGGCCGCTGTACAACCACGAAGGCCGCATCATCGGCCTGGCCGGGATCTCGGTCGACCTGCAATCGGCCAGCCAAACCCACCCGGCCTACCAACGCCTGGCCGCTGTGGACGAGCATATCCGCACGCACTTCAACCGCCGTGTCACCCTCGGCGAACTGACGCGCATCGCCGGGATTTCCGTGGCGCAACTGGAGCGCTACTGCAAGCGCGTGTTCCACCTGACACCCCGGCAGATGATCCAGAAAGTACGCTTGGAACACGCCCATCGGTTGCTGCACAGCGACATGCCGATTACCGAGGTCGCGCTGCAGTGCGGCTATACCGACCACAGCGCGTTCACCCGGCAGTTCAAGGCATCGACGGGGTTTACGCCTAGGCAGTATCGGGAAACCTGCTGA
- a CDS encoding 4-hydroxyproline epimerase, which yields MKRLHVIDSHTGGEPTRLVMTGFPALKGASIADQLENLRTEHDPWRRACLLEPRGNDVLVGALYCAPVTPGATCGVIFFNNAGYLGMCGHGTIGLVASLQHLGLIQPGVHTLDTPVGTVAATLHDDGAVTLRNVPAYRYRQQVTVDVPGHGAVQGDIAWGGNWFFLVCEHGMALEMSNVDALTDYTWAMLKALEAQGIHGADGALIDHIELFADDAHADSRNFVMCPGKAYDRSPCGTGTSAKLACLAADGKLAPGDTWVQASITGSRFEGRYEWDGTRVIPFVTGRAYMTADSTLLIDEQDPFAWGI from the coding sequence ATGAAGCGACTGCATGTGATCGACTCCCACACCGGCGGCGAACCCACGCGCCTGGTGATGACCGGCTTCCCCGCGCTCAAGGGCGCGAGCATCGCCGACCAGTTGGAAAACCTGCGCACGGAGCACGACCCATGGCGCCGCGCCTGCTTGCTGGAACCCCGTGGCAATGACGTACTGGTGGGGGCGCTGTACTGCGCGCCCGTCACCCCGGGCGCCACCTGCGGGGTGATCTTCTTCAACAACGCCGGTTACCTGGGCATGTGCGGCCACGGCACCATCGGCCTGGTGGCGTCCCTGCAGCACTTGGGGCTTATCCAGCCGGGCGTGCACACCCTCGACACCCCGGTGGGGACGGTGGCCGCGACCTTGCACGACGACGGTGCCGTGACCCTGCGCAACGTGCCTGCCTATCGCTATCGCCAGCAGGTGACGGTGGATGTACCGGGCCATGGCGCAGTCCAGGGCGATATTGCCTGGGGCGGCAACTGGTTCTTCCTGGTCTGCGAGCATGGCATGGCGTTGGAGATGAGCAACGTCGATGCTCTCACCGACTACACCTGGGCGATGCTCAAGGCCCTCGAGGCCCAGGGCATCCACGGCGCAGACGGCGCCCTGATCGACCATATCGAACTGTTCGCCGACGACGCCCACGCCGACAGCCGCAACTTCGTCATGTGCCCTGGCAAAGCCTACGACCGCTCGCCCTGCGGCACCGGCACCAGCGCCAAGCTGGCGTGCCTGGCCGCCGATGGGAAACTCGCCCCCGGTGATACCTGGGTACAAGCCAGCATCACCGGCAGCCGCTTCGAAGGCCGATATGAATGGGACGGCACACGTGTCATCCCCTTCGTCACCGGCCGCGCCTACATGACCGCCGACAGCACCTTGCTGATCGACGAGCAAGACCCGTTTGCCTGGGGCATCTGA
- a CDS encoding dihydrodipicolinate synthase family protein, protein MSDNIFTGCVPALMTPCTAARKPDFDALVAKGRELIDIGMSAVVYCGSMGDWPLLTEAERQEGVARLVAAGVPTIVGTGAVNSREAVAHAAHAAKVGAQGLMVIPRVLSRGASATAQKAHFSAILKAAPNLPAVIYNSPYYGFATRAELFFELRREHPNLIGFKEFGGAADLRYAAEHITSQDDSVTLMVGVDTQVVHGFVNCNATGAITGVGNALPREVLHLVALSKQAAKGDAKARRLARELEAALAVLSSFDEGCDLVLYYKHLMVLNGDTGYALHFNETDVLSDAQRRYAETQYALFRQWYANWSREA, encoded by the coding sequence ATGAGCGACAACATCTTCACCGGTTGCGTCCCCGCGCTGATGACCCCATGCACCGCCGCGCGCAAGCCGGACTTCGACGCGCTGGTCGCCAAGGGCCGCGAGTTGATCGATATCGGCATGAGCGCCGTGGTGTATTGCGGGTCCATGGGCGACTGGCCGTTACTCACCGAAGCCGAGCGCCAGGAAGGCGTGGCGCGCCTGGTGGCGGCCGGCGTGCCGACCATTGTCGGTACCGGCGCGGTGAACAGCCGCGAGGCGGTGGCCCACGCCGCCCACGCGGCCAAGGTCGGCGCCCAGGGCTTGATGGTGATTCCGCGCGTGCTGTCCCGAGGTGCTTCGGCCACCGCGCAAAAGGCGCATTTCTCGGCGATCCTCAAGGCCGCGCCCAACCTGCCGGCGGTGATCTACAACAGCCCCTACTACGGCTTCGCCACTCGCGCGGAGTTGTTCTTCGAACTGCGTCGCGAACACCCGAACCTGATCGGCTTCAAGGAGTTCGGTGGCGCTGCCGACCTGCGCTATGCCGCCGAGCACATCACCTCCCAGGACGACAGCGTGACCCTGATGGTCGGCGTCGATACCCAGGTGGTGCACGGTTTCGTCAACTGCAACGCCACAGGCGCGATCACCGGCGTCGGCAATGCCTTGCCCCGCGAAGTGCTGCACCTGGTGGCCCTGAGCAAGCAAGCCGCCAAGGGCGATGCCAAGGCCCGGCGCCTGGCGCGGGAACTGGAAGCGGCGTTGGCGGTGTTGTCTTCCTTCGATGAAGGCTGTGACCTGGTGCTGTATTACAAGCACCTGATGGTGCTTAACGGCGACACGGGCTACGCCCTGCACTTCAACGAGACCGACGTGCTCAGCGATGCCCAGCGGCGTTACGCCGAAACCCAGTACGCGCTGTTTCGCCAGTGGTATGCCAACTGGTCGAGAGAGGCGTAG
- a CDS encoding FAD-dependent oxidoreductase yields the protein MHDPDPADIAVIGAGIIGVACALQLARQGRKVRVIDQQAPGMGASYGNAGHLATEQVFPIADLSILKRLPAMLMDPMGPLRLDWKYLPRALPWFIRLLLNLRPASYQGTVTGLRALNEASFGAWQRLLASIQRPELLREDGSLLVFERSDSRAAIDGLQRRVQAQNVPVDFWSADAIRGIAPQLGAQIQGGLFFPRTGHFLDPYRLVCELVEAAKASGVQFLQHQVLDARVEGDGVTVSTDQGTFAARQVLIACGAHSARLTAALTGKKVPLDTERGYHLMLPHEHQRLPFAVTSLERKFIMTPMTGGLRLAGTVEFAGLDRPPNMARAWQLHRLSQGLFREDLSAEDATPWMGFRPSLPDSLPIIDRVCDGKVLLAFGHQHLGLTQAAVTAEMVGQLASGAPAFSGLPALGPYRLGRF from the coding sequence ATGCACGACCCTGACCCCGCGGATATCGCCGTAATCGGAGCCGGCATCATTGGCGTTGCCTGCGCCCTGCAGCTGGCGCGCCAGGGGCGGAAAGTGCGGGTGATCGACCAGCAGGCGCCCGGCATGGGCGCCTCCTACGGCAACGCCGGGCACCTGGCGACCGAGCAAGTGTTCCCGATCGCCGACCTGTCGATCCTCAAGCGCTTGCCCGCCATGCTCATGGACCCCATGGGCCCGCTGCGCCTGGACTGGAAATACCTGCCACGCGCCCTGCCCTGGTTCATCCGCCTGCTGCTGAACCTGCGCCCGGCGAGTTACCAGGGCACGGTGACGGGTCTGCGCGCGCTCAATGAAGCGAGCTTTGGCGCCTGGCAACGGTTGCTGGCCAGTATTCAGCGCCCGGAGCTGTTGCGCGAAGATGGCTCGCTGCTGGTGTTCGAACGTTCAGACTCCCGCGCGGCCATCGATGGCTTGCAACGGCGCGTGCAGGCGCAAAACGTGCCGGTGGATTTCTGGTCGGCGGATGCCATTCGAGGGATTGCCCCGCAATTGGGCGCCCAGATCCAGGGCGGCCTGTTTTTCCCGCGAACAGGGCACTTCCTCGACCCTTACCGATTGGTCTGCGAATTGGTGGAGGCGGCCAAGGCCAGTGGCGTGCAGTTCCTCCAACACCAGGTGCTGGATGCGCGGGTTGAAGGCGATGGCGTCACCGTGAGCACCGATCAAGGCACCTTTGCCGCCCGCCAGGTGCTGATCGCCTGTGGCGCCCACTCGGCCAGACTCACCGCCGCCCTGACCGGCAAAAAAGTCCCGCTGGATACCGAACGCGGCTATCACCTGATGCTGCCCCATGAACATCAGCGCCTGCCGTTTGCCGTCACGTCCCTGGAGCGCAAGTTCATCATGACACCCATGACAGGCGGCCTGCGCCTGGCCGGCACCGTGGAATTCGCCGGCCTCGACCGCCCGCCGAACATGGCGCGGGCGTGGCAGTTGCATCGGTTGAGCCAGGGGTTGTTTCGTGAGGATTTGAGTGCAGAGGACGCGACCCCGTGGATGGGCTTCAGACCGTCGCTGCCGGATTCGCTGCCGATTATTGATCGGGTGTGTGACGGGAAGGTGCTGCTTGCGTTCGGGCATCAGCATCTGGGGCTGACCCAGGCGGCGGTGACGGCGGAGATGGTGGGGCAATTGGCGTCGGGGGCGCCTGCGTTTTCGGGGTTGCCGGCGCTAGGGCCGTATCGACTGGGGCGGTTTTGA